A window of the Radiobacillus deserti genome harbors these coding sequences:
- the sigG gene encoding RNA polymerase sporulation sigma factor SigG — protein sequence MTRHKVEICGVDTSKLPVLKNDEMRKLFKQMQEGDYSAREQLVNGNLRLVLSVIQRFNNRGEYGDDLFQVGCIGLMKSIDNFDLGQNVKFSTYAVPMIIGEIRRYLRDNNPIRVSRSLRDTAYKALQVREKLISKTSKDPTPMEIAEEMGVPHSDIVFAMDAIQDPVSLFEPIYNDGGDPIYVMDQLSDDKDKDSDWLDKLSLKEGMHRLNEREKMILNKRFFQGKTQMEVAEEIGISQAQVSRLEKAAIQEMNKEMFE from the coding sequence ATGACAAGACATAAAGTAGAGATTTGCGGAGTAGACACATCAAAGTTGCCCGTTCTTAAAAACGATGAAATGAGAAAACTATTTAAACAAATGCAAGAAGGGGATTATTCCGCAAGAGAGCAGTTAGTAAATGGAAATTTGCGGCTCGTTCTAAGTGTTATTCAACGTTTTAATAACCGCGGGGAGTACGGAGATGATCTATTCCAAGTTGGATGTATCGGCTTAATGAAATCTATCGATAATTTTGATTTAGGACAAAATGTAAAGTTCTCCACCTATGCAGTTCCAATGATTATTGGTGAAATTCGCAGATATTTGCGTGACAATAACCCGATTCGTGTATCAAGATCTTTACGAGATACAGCATATAAAGCACTGCAAGTTAGGGAAAAACTTATAAGTAAGACATCTAAAGACCCAACTCCTATGGAAATTGCAGAGGAAATGGGTGTTCCACATTCTGATATCGTGTTTGCAATGGATGCTATTCAAGATCCTGTATCCCTTTTTGAACCTATCTATAATGATGGTGGTGATCCAATCTACGTTATGGATCAACTTAGTGATGATAAAGATAAAGATTCTGACTGGTTGGATAAGCTATCATTAAAAGAAGGTATGCACCGTTTAAATGAGCGTGAAAAAATGATCTTAAATAAGCGATTTTTCCAAGGGAAGACACAAATGGAGGTTGCGGAAGAAATCGGAATTTCTCAGGCACAGGTATCTCGGTTAGAAAAAGCAGCAATACAAGAAATGAATAAAGAAATGTTTGAATAA
- a CDS encoding DivIVA domain-containing protein, whose translation MPLTPLDIHNKEFTRGFRGYDEDEVNEFLDQVIKDYELLIREKKELKEKVDYLNEKLGHFTNIEETLNKSILIAQETAEEVKGNAAKESKLIIKEAEKNADRIINEALHKSRKISIEVEELKKQAKVFRTRLKMLVEAQLDLIENGDWDGLFDVDLGDGQGREE comes from the coding sequence GTGCCATTAACGCCATTAGATATTCATAATAAGGAATTTACAAGAGGTTTTAGAGGATATGACGAGGATGAAGTAAATGAGTTCCTCGATCAAGTGATTAAGGACTACGAATTATTAATTCGTGAAAAGAAAGAGCTTAAAGAAAAGGTAGATTACCTAAATGAGAAATTAGGTCATTTTACAAATATTGAAGAAACATTAAATAAATCAATTCTTATTGCACAGGAAACCGCAGAAGAAGTAAAAGGAAATGCAGCCAAAGAATCGAAGCTTATTATTAAAGAAGCGGAGAAAAATGCGGACCGAATTATAAACGAAGCCTTGCATAAATCGAGAAAGATTTCGATTGAAGTAGAAGAGCTAAAGAAACAAGCAAAGGTATTTCGTACACGTTTGAAAATGTTGGTAGAAGCGCAGCTTGATCTGATCGAAAATGGAGATTGGGATGGGCTATTTGATGTAGATCTTGGAGATGGACAAGGTCGAGAGGAGTAA
- a CDS encoding YlmH family RNA-binding protein, producing the protein MDLYQHFRKEEQPFIDQVLSWKEDVSRNHIVKLSDFLDPREQMIFSSLIGKDSEFKHDVFGGDPSAERKKAILAPFYEEITSDHFEIVLLEASYPEKFVTLEHRDVLGAFLSLGIQRKKLGDLTVKDGTVQIVVSSDISPYVLTNLTEIKKAKVQFKEVSLDNKLPNDSQWVPQESTISSLRLDVVLKETYRMSRQQANGYIQKGLVKVNFRTVEDPSFAIQQEDMISVRGKGRSRLKSIQGLTKKEKYKVTIEKLN; encoded by the coding sequence ATGGATTTATACCAACATTTTCGAAAAGAAGAACAACCATTTATTGATCAAGTCCTCTCTTGGAAGGAAGACGTGAGTAGAAATCATATTGTAAAACTTAGTGATTTTTTAGATCCTAGAGAACAAATGATTTTTTCCTCTCTTATTGGGAAGGATTCAGAATTCAAGCATGATGTGTTTGGTGGAGACCCGTCCGCAGAACGGAAAAAAGCGATCCTTGCTCCATTTTATGAAGAGATTACTTCTGATCATTTTGAGATTGTGCTTTTAGAGGCAAGCTATCCCGAAAAGTTTGTTACGCTAGAACACAGAGATGTGTTGGGGGCTTTTTTATCGCTCGGTATTCAACGTAAAAAACTTGGTGATCTTACTGTCAAAGATGGAACGGTTCAAATAGTAGTGAGTTCTGATATTTCTCCGTATGTCCTAACTAATTTAACAGAAATTAAAAAGGCGAAAGTGCAATTTAAAGAGGTTTCTCTAGATAATAAGCTCCCGAACGATTCACAATGGGTTCCGCAAGAAAGCACTATTTCTTCCTTGCGATTAGATGTTGTCCTGAAAGAAACCTATCGTATGTCTCGTCAGCAAGCAAATGGATATATCCAAAAAGGATTAGTGAAAGTTAATTTTCGTACAGTGGAAGACCCGTCATTTGCAATCCAGCAAGAGGATATGATATCCGTTAGAGGAAAAGGAAGAAGTAGATTAAAGAGTATTCAAGGACTTACAAAAAAAGAGAAATATAAAGTAACGATTGAAAAATTGAATTAA
- the sigE gene encoding RNA polymerase sporulation sigma factor SigE — protein sequence MMKWKLTIRLWWYKLLIKLGLKTDEIYYIGGSEALPPPLSKEEEQELLKRLPKGDKAARSMLIERNLRLVVYIARKFENTGINIEDLISIGTIGLIKAVNTFNPEKKIKLATYASRCIENEILMYLRRNNKLKSEISFDEPLNIDWDGNELLLSDVLGTEEDVTTKDLEVSVDKGLLKTALEQLNDREKQIMELRFGLIGEEEKTQKDVADMLGISQSYISRLEKKIISRLQKEFNKMV from the coding sequence ATGATGAAATGGAAGTTGACCATTCGACTTTGGTGGTACAAACTTTTAATCAAACTTGGGTTAAAAACAGATGAAATTTACTATATTGGTGGAAGTGAAGCTTTACCACCTCCTTTATCGAAGGAAGAAGAGCAAGAATTATTAAAACGTCTTCCGAAAGGAGATAAAGCAGCAAGATCAATGTTAATTGAGCGAAACCTTCGCTTAGTTGTGTATATTGCACGAAAATTTGAGAACACAGGTATAAACATTGAAGACTTGATTAGCATAGGCACCATAGGGTTAATTAAGGCAGTCAACACATTTAATCCTGAAAAGAAAATTAAATTAGCAACGTATGCTTCTCGGTGTATTGAAAATGAGATCTTAATGTATTTAAGAAGAAATAATAAGCTGAAATCAGAGATTTCTTTTGATGAACCGTTAAATATTGATTGGGATGGGAATGAACTCTTACTTTCCGATGTTCTTGGCACAGAAGAAGATGTGACAACGAAGGACTTAGAAGTAAGTGTCGATAAAGGGCTGTTAAAGACAGCTTTAGAACAACTGAATGATCGGGAAAAACAGATTATGGAGCTTCGTTTCGGACTAATAGGAGAAGAAGAAAAAACACAGAAAGACGTGGCGGACATGTTAGGTATTTCCCAATCTTATATTTCCCGTCTGGAAAAGAAAATCATTAGTCGTCTTCAAAAAGAATTTAATAAAATGGTCTAA
- the spoIIGA gene encoding sigma-E processing peptidase SpoIIGA → MTIYLDAVWLLNILLDWMILLLTVSITRLPTKRFRIFFGAFIASLLVPISVFYPDTIVISPIGKVMYSLLIVWCAFGFGNYRQYVKQLLFFYFVSFALGGGLIGLHFLLGNQFQATSSSILTFQSGYGDQVSWLFVGIGFPIVWSFTKSRMDKHAWEKFRLDQVYEVTLEIRNQSFTTSGYVDSGNQLVDPFSRKPVVICDQSFMSHWFSSSELHELEEAQENLSFDAIPSKWETFIQIVPYQGVDGNRTFMIVIKPDQLQVKFGETQISTNKILIGVQFGELSADGSYHCLLHPQLFKHSVATSA, encoded by the coding sequence GTGACAATCTATTTAGACGCAGTCTGGCTATTAAATATTTTGTTAGATTGGATGATTTTACTGTTAACTGTATCTATCACTCGTCTTCCTACAAAACGTTTCCGAATTTTTTTTGGTGCGTTTATAGCATCACTGCTCGTTCCTATTTCCGTCTTTTATCCTGACACTATCGTGATATCCCCAATTGGGAAAGTCATGTATTCACTGCTTATCGTTTGGTGTGCATTCGGGTTTGGAAACTATCGACAATATGTGAAACAATTGTTGTTTTTTTATTTTGTTTCGTTTGCTCTTGGTGGCGGGCTCATCGGATTACATTTTCTTTTAGGTAATCAGTTTCAAGCAACAAGCAGTAGTATTTTAACCTTTCAATCAGGGTATGGAGATCAAGTTAGCTGGCTATTTGTAGGCATCGGATTTCCCATTGTTTGGAGCTTTACGAAATCCAGAATGGACAAGCACGCATGGGAAAAGTTTCGTCTTGATCAAGTATATGAAGTGACGTTGGAAATTAGAAATCAAAGTTTCACAACGAGTGGTTATGTGGATAGCGGGAATCAACTAGTTGATCCATTTTCTAGAAAGCCTGTGGTAATATGCGATCAATCTTTTATGAGTCATTGGTTTTCCAGTTCAGAGCTTCATGAATTAGAGGAGGCTCAAGAAAATCTCTCATTTGATGCTATTCCAAGTAAATGGGAAACATTCATTCAAATTGTCCCTTATCAAGGGGTAGATGGGAATCGAACATTTATGATTGTCATTAAGCCAGACCAACTTCAAGTGAAATTTGGTGAAACGCAAATTTCTACCAATAAGATTCTTATTGGTGTTCAATTTGGAGAATTATCAGCAGATGGAAGCTATCATTGTCTTTTACATCCGCAACTGTTTAAACATTCAGTAGCCACTTCCGCTTAA
- a CDS encoding YggT family protein encodes MDLLFTLLYYAIQFYTFALIAYILLSWFPGARESSFGEFLGRICEPYLEPFRKIIPPLGMIDISPIVAILVLRFAINGLTVLFSML; translated from the coding sequence ATGGATTTGTTGTTTACACTATTATATTACGCAATCCAATTTTACACGTTTGCGTTGATTGCGTATATTCTTTTATCCTGGTTCCCAGGAGCAAGAGAATCTTCTTTCGGGGAGTTCTTGGGTCGAATTTGCGAACCATATTTAGAACCATTTCGGAAGATTATTCCACCACTTGGTATGATCGATATCTCTCCAATTGTGGCTATTCTTGTACTAAGATTTGCAATAAATGGATTAACGGTTTTATTTAGCATGCTTTAG
- the pgeF gene encoding peptidoglycan editing factor PgeF, giving the protein MTEPFQLNHPSFVSLADWEEWDENLIAGISTRVGGYSTEPYRSLNLGLHVRDYPETVVKNRHRLADYIGIPLDNWVFAEQVHSTNIYIVSEKDRGKGSTALESAIPACDGLITKSKKTICAAFFADCVPLFFFDPNTGWVGIAHAGWRGTVDGMAAKMVQALLNQGANRETLKVAIGPCIGKANYQVDDNVIQHIPKEYHQSAVQQQNEIHYLLDLQSLNKEFLVKQGILKANIYTTNYCTYDEEDLFFSHRRNEGKTGRMLGFIGYK; this is encoded by the coding sequence ATGACAGAACCTTTTCAACTTAACCATCCCTCCTTTGTTTCCCTGGCCGATTGGGAGGAGTGGGATGAAAATCTTATAGCTGGAATTTCTACACGAGTTGGTGGCTATAGCACAGAGCCCTATCGTTCTTTGAACTTGGGGTTGCATGTCCGAGACTATCCGGAAACGGTAGTTAAAAACCGACATAGACTAGCAGACTATATAGGGATTCCACTAGATAACTGGGTGTTTGCGGAGCAAGTTCATTCAACGAATATTTATATTGTTTCCGAGAAGGATCGTGGGAAAGGAAGTACCGCATTAGAAAGTGCTATTCCTGCTTGTGACGGTCTTATAACGAAATCGAAAAAGACTATTTGTGCGGCTTTTTTTGCAGATTGTGTACCACTATTTTTCTTTGATCCCAACACCGGTTGGGTTGGAATTGCCCATGCAGGATGGCGAGGAACGGTAGATGGAATGGCAGCTAAAATGGTGCAAGCCTTGCTGAATCAAGGTGCTAATCGTGAAACATTGAAGGTTGCAATTGGTCCATGCATTGGTAAGGCGAATTATCAAGTGGATGATAATGTGATTCAACATATTCCAAAAGAATACCATCAAAGTGCGGTACAGCAACAAAATGAGATCCATTATTTGTTAGATTTACAATCCTTAAATAAGGAATTTCTCGTAAAACAAGGAATACTAAAAGCAAACATATACACTACAAACTACTGCACGTATGACGAAGAAGATTTATTTTTTTCACATCGACGAAATGAAGGGAAAACTGGTAGAATGCTTGGTTTTATCGGATATAAATAA
- a CDS encoding YggS family pyridoxal phosphate-dependent enzyme → MSLEANLSTILNNVRQSCEKVGRNHDEITVIGVTKYVTIERAQEAVDKGICHLGENRLEGLIDKYQHVTGKVHWHFIGSLQSRKVKDLIDKVDMIHSLDRMSLAKEIHKRATKSIDCFVQVNTSGEESKHGLHPDDVHSFIEKLAPYTNVRVVGLMTMAPHVDDESILRQTFSTLRALRDDINKKQLDYAPCSYLSMGMSNDYQIAIEEGATHIRIGTKLVGSN, encoded by the coding sequence TTGTCACTGGAAGCCAATTTATCTACGATATTAAACAATGTTAGACAATCTTGCGAAAAAGTCGGCAGAAATCATGACGAAATTACCGTTATTGGTGTGACAAAATATGTTACAATAGAACGAGCACAAGAAGCAGTCGACAAGGGAATTTGTCATTTAGGGGAAAATCGCCTAGAAGGACTTATAGACAAATACCAACATGTAACTGGAAAAGTACATTGGCATTTTATTGGATCTCTTCAGTCGAGAAAAGTAAAGGACCTCATCGACAAAGTAGATATGATCCATTCTTTAGATCGAATGTCCCTTGCGAAAGAAATTCATAAACGTGCTACGAAATCAATCGATTGTTTTGTGCAAGTCAATACGAGTGGAGAAGAGTCAAAGCATGGTCTTCATCCAGATGACGTACATAGCTTCATAGAAAAACTAGCACCTTACACAAATGTCAGAGTGGTTGGTCTGATGACAATGGCGCCACATGTCGACGATGAATCCATTTTACGTCAGACATTTTCAACATTACGAGCATTAAGAGATGACATCAACAAAAAGCAATTAGACTATGCACCATGTTCCTACTTATCAATGGGAATGAGTAATGACTATCAAATTGCTATCGAGGAAGGTGCGACTCATATTCGTATTGGGACAAAATTAGTTGGATCAAATTAA
- a CDS encoding cell division protein SepF: protein MSLKNKIKTFFTDYEDEFEYVEEEAADIDIPETLSRKNRNVVSLKSVQSSTSKVVLCEPRSYSEAQEIADQIVNRRAVVINLQRVDYAQAKRIVDFLSGTVYAVSGQIQKLGDNTFLCTPDNVDVSGSISDMLEEEEY from the coding sequence ATGAGTTTAAAGAATAAAATAAAGACGTTCTTTACAGATTACGAAGATGAATTTGAATATGTAGAAGAAGAAGCAGCGGACATTGATATTCCTGAAACACTTTCCCGGAAAAATCGAAATGTGGTAAGCTTAAAAAGCGTACAGAGTAGTACATCAAAGGTGGTGCTCTGCGAACCGCGTTCATACAGTGAAGCGCAGGAAATTGCGGATCAAATTGTGAATCGTCGCGCAGTTGTAATTAATTTACAACGTGTCGATTATGCACAAGCAAAACGTATTGTAGACTTTTTAAGCGGGACGGTGTATGCCGTATCTGGTCAAATCCAAAAGCTTGGAGATAATACGTTTCTTTGTACACCTGATAACGTTGATGTTTCAGGTTCAATCTCGGACATGCTTGAAGAGGAAGAGTACTGA
- a CDS encoding YlmC/YmxH family sporulation protein encodes MVTLSELQIKDIIVVEEGRRLGNITDLEIDGERGRITHLIVGLKGKVMGLFGKDEEIKIPWDHILTIGKDVILIRKNGNPQLNATHLED; translated from the coding sequence ATGGTTACTCTATCTGAACTGCAAATAAAGGATATCATTGTTGTGGAAGAAGGAAGAAGACTTGGTAATATTACAGACTTAGAAATCGACGGAGAACGTGGCCGAATCACACATCTCATTGTAGGATTAAAAGGGAAAGTGATGGGGTTATTCGGAAAAGATGAAGAAATAAAAATTCCTTGGGATCATATTTTGACCATTGGGAAAGATGTCATACTCATTCGTAAAAATGGGAATCCACAATTGAATGCCACTCATTTAGAGGACTAA